From the genome of Penaeus monodon isolate SGIC_2016 chromosome 16, NSTDA_Pmon_1, whole genome shotgun sequence, one region includes:
- the LOC119582605 gene encoding protein SPEC3-like isoform X1, translated as MGLCWGRNRLSPVETSGHRFTSVVVTGVTGLVQLFTVTFFLVGWFWGVAWGILLVSIASEYKYANFLSEHRTSLTGAVTLEMLTVNAS; from the exons ATGGGCCTGTGCTGGGGCCGGAACAGGCTGAGCCCCGTGGAGACCAGCGGCCACAGGTTCACGTCGGTGGTGGTCACAGGGGTAACGGGCCTCGTGCAGCTGTTTACCGTCACCTTCTTCCTCGTGGGCTGGTTCTGGGGCGTGGCTTGGGGCATCCTCCTGGTCTCCATAgcgagtgagt ATAAATACGCCAATTTCCTCTCGGAGCACCGCACATCCCTGACGGGCGCTGTCACCTTAGAGATGCTGACAGTCAACGCCAGCTGA
- the LOC119582605 gene encoding protein stum-like isoform X2 yields the protein MGLCWGRNRLSPVETSGHRFTSVVVTGVTGLVQLFTVTFFLVGWFWGVAWGILLVSIANKYANFLSEHRTSLTGAVTLEMLTVNAS from the exons ATGGGCCTGTGCTGGGGCCGGAACAGGCTGAGCCCCGTGGAGACCAGCGGCCACAGGTTCACGTCGGTGGTGGTCACAGGGGTAACGGGCCTCGTGCAGCTGTTTACCGTCACCTTCTTCCTCGTGGGCTGGTTCTGGGGCGTGGCTTGGGGCATCCTCCTGGTCTCCATAgcga ATAAATACGCCAATTTCCTCTCGGAGCACCGCACATCCCTGACGGGCGCTGTCACCTTAGAGATGCTGACAGTCAACGCCAGCTGA